The following proteins are co-located in the Citrobacter freundii ATCC 8090 = MTCC 1658 = NBRC 12681 genome:
- a CDS encoding beta-galactosidase has protein sequence MNLNTDSLSAVLARRDWENPGVTQLNRLEAHPPFCSWRSADDARTNQRSSQLRSLNGQWQFAWFAAPEAVPESWLTSDLPQADTINVPSNWQMDGYDAPIYTNVTYPIPVNPPYVPAQNPTGCYSLTFHIDDTWLDEGQTRIIFDGVNSAFHLWCNGRWVGYGQDSRLPSEFDLSDYLQHGENRLAVMVLRWSDGSYLEDQDMWRMSGIFRDVSLLHKPTTQIRDLRINTRFNDDFSRAMLAVEVRVAGNESEDLRVALQLWEGETLTAETNSPLGSEIIDERGAYHDRVTLRLNVENPALWSAEAPNLYRAVVQLQTADGTLLEAEACDVGFRQVCIENGLLLLNGKPLLIRGTNRHEHHPINGQVMDEATMVQDIILMKQNNFNAVRCSHYPNHPLWYTLCDRYGLYVVDEANIETHGMVPMNRLTDDPAWLPAMSQRVTRMVQRDRNHPSIIIWSLGNESGHGVNHDALYRWIKSEDPSRPVQYEGGGANTAATDIICPMYARVDQDQPFPAVPKWSIKKWLSMPGEQRPLILCEYAHAMGNSFGGFAKYWQAFRQYPRLQGGFVWDWVDQSLTKYDENGKAWSAYGGDFGDTPNDRQFCMNGLVFADRTPHPALYEAKHEQQFFQFTLLPGAERQIEVTSEYLFRRSDNEVLHWSIAQDGNPLAAGEIVLDIAPQGRQVITLPDVPMPETAGQLWLTIRVEQPQATAWSDAGHISAWQQWKLQEKLSLTQLPSAHTAPQLNVSENVFTVENDNKRWQFDRQSGLLTQYWIGDSAQLLTPLTDQFTRAPLDNDIGVSESTRIDPNAWVERWKAAGHYQAEATLLHCAANTLSDAVLITTEHAWQYQGETLFISRKSYRIDGKGEMQITVDVDVASDTPHPARIGLSCQLVQIAERVNWLGLGPHENYPDRLGAACFDRWDLSLDEMYTPYVFPSENGLRCGTRELHYGAHQWRGDFLFNISRFSQQQLMATSHRHLLQPEAGTWLNIDGFHMGVGGDDSWSPSVSPEFLLSAGRYHFQFVWGQK, from the coding sequence ATGAACCTGAACACAGATTCACTCTCCGCTGTTCTGGCCCGCCGTGACTGGGAAAATCCCGGCGTCACGCAGCTCAACCGCCTGGAGGCGCATCCACCGTTCTGTAGCTGGCGTTCAGCAGATGACGCACGTACTAATCAGCGTTCGAGTCAGTTACGCTCGCTGAATGGCCAGTGGCAATTTGCCTGGTTTGCCGCGCCGGAGGCTGTGCCGGAAAGCTGGCTGACAAGCGATCTGCCACAAGCTGATACTATCAACGTCCCCTCGAACTGGCAGATGGACGGTTACGATGCGCCAATTTATACCAACGTCACCTACCCAATCCCGGTTAACCCTCCGTACGTTCCGGCACAGAACCCGACGGGATGTTACTCGCTCACATTTCATATTGACGATACCTGGTTAGATGAGGGTCAGACGCGCATTATTTTTGACGGCGTGAACTCCGCATTTCATTTGTGGTGCAACGGCCGCTGGGTCGGCTACGGACAGGACAGCCGCCTGCCATCTGAATTCGATCTTAGCGATTATCTGCAGCACGGCGAAAACCGTCTGGCGGTGATGGTGCTGCGCTGGAGCGATGGCAGCTATCTGGAAGACCAGGATATGTGGCGCATGAGCGGTATTTTTCGCGACGTATCTTTGCTGCATAAGCCCACAACGCAAATTCGCGACCTGCGCATTAATACCCGGTTTAACGACGACTTCAGCCGCGCCATGCTGGCAGTGGAAGTCAGAGTAGCGGGCAACGAGAGCGAAGATTTACGCGTAGCCCTGCAATTGTGGGAGGGAGAAACGCTCACAGCCGAAACGAATTCCCCGCTCGGCAGCGAGATTATTGATGAACGCGGCGCTTATCATGACCGGGTAACCCTGCGTCTGAATGTCGAAAATCCGGCGCTGTGGAGTGCGGAAGCCCCCAACCTGTACCGCGCCGTGGTGCAGTTACAGACCGCAGACGGTACGCTTCTCGAAGCCGAAGCCTGTGACGTCGGCTTTCGTCAGGTTTGCATTGAAAACGGACTGCTGTTACTCAATGGTAAGCCGCTGTTGATTCGCGGTACCAACCGCCATGAGCACCATCCGATCAACGGTCAGGTGATGGATGAGGCGACGATGGTGCAAGACATCATCCTGATGAAGCAGAATAACTTCAACGCCGTGCGCTGCTCCCATTACCCAAATCACCCGCTGTGGTACACCCTGTGCGATCGCTACGGCTTGTATGTCGTCGACGAAGCCAACATTGAAACCCACGGCATGGTGCCGATGAATCGCCTCACCGACGATCCCGCATGGTTGCCTGCCATGAGCCAGCGCGTCACGCGCATGGTGCAGCGCGATCGCAACCATCCGAGCATTATTATCTGGTCTCTGGGCAATGAATCCGGCCATGGCGTCAATCACGACGCGCTCTACCGCTGGATAAAATCAGAAGACCCGTCACGCCCGGTACAATATGAAGGCGGCGGCGCAAATACCGCAGCGACCGATATTATTTGCCCGATGTACGCCCGCGTCGATCAAGATCAGCCCTTCCCCGCCGTCCCCAAATGGTCGATTAAAAAGTGGCTGTCGATGCCCGGCGAGCAGCGTCCGCTGATCCTTTGTGAATATGCCCACGCCATGGGCAACAGTTTCGGTGGCTTTGCCAAATACTGGCAAGCATTCCGTCAGTATCCGCGCCTGCAGGGCGGATTTGTCTGGGACTGGGTGGATCAGTCGCTGACCAAATATGATGAGAACGGCAAAGCATGGTCAGCCTACGGTGGCGATTTTGGCGACACACCTAACGATCGTCAGTTTTGCATGAACGGGCTGGTGTTCGCCGATCGCACCCCACACCCGGCGTTATACGAGGCCAAACATGAACAGCAGTTTTTCCAGTTCACGTTACTGCCGGGCGCTGAACGCCAGATTGAAGTGACCAGCGAATACCTGTTCCGCCGCAGCGATAACGAAGTTCTGCACTGGTCTATTGCCCAGGACGGCAACCCGCTGGCCGCCGGAGAAATCGTTCTGGATATCGCTCCACAGGGTCGCCAGGTGATTACCCTGCCAGATGTCCCGATGCCGGAAACCGCAGGTCAGCTGTGGCTGACGATACGCGTAGAACAACCTCAGGCAACCGCGTGGTCAGACGCCGGACACATCAGCGCCTGGCAGCAATGGAAGCTTCAAGAGAAGCTCAGCCTGACGCAACTGCCGTCTGCCCACACCGCGCCACAGCTCAATGTGAGCGAAAACGTCTTTACCGTTGAGAACGACAACAAGCGCTGGCAATTCGACCGTCAGTCTGGCCTGCTGACACAGTACTGGATTGGCGATTCAGCCCAACTGTTGACTCCGCTTACTGACCAGTTCACCCGCGCCCCGCTGGACAACGACATCGGCGTGAGCGAGTCAACCCGCATCGACCCTAACGCCTGGGTCGAACGCTGGAAGGCCGCCGGTCACTATCAGGCTGAAGCAACGTTACTGCACTGTGCTGCCAATACGCTGAGCGATGCGGTACTGATCACCACTGAACATGCGTGGCAGTATCAGGGCGAAACGCTGTTCATTAGCCGAAAAAGCTACCGCATTGACGGCAAGGGTGAAATGCAGATAACGGTGGATGTCGACGTTGCCAGCGATACGCCGCATCCGGCCCGCATCGGCCTGAGCTGCCAGTTAGTGCAGATCGCAGAGCGAGTGAACTGGTTAGGTCTCGGTCCACATGAGAACTACCCGGACCGTCTGGGCGCCGCCTGTTTTGATCGCTGGGATCTGTCGCTTGATGAGATGTACACCCCGTATGTTTTCCCAAGTGAAAACGGTCTGCGCTGCGGCACGCGCGAACTGCACTACGGCGCGCACCAGTGGCGTGGGGACTTCCTGTTCAACATCAGCCGCTTTAGCCAGCAGCAACTGATGGCAACCAGCCACCGCCATTTGCTGCAACCTGAGGCGGGCACCTGGCTCAATATTGATGGCTTCCATATGGGCGTTGGCGGCGATGATTCGTGGAGCCCTTCCGTGTCGCCGGAATTTCTGCTGAGCGCCGGACGCTACCACTTCCAGTTCGTCTGGGGCCAAAAATAA
- a CDS encoding LacI family DNA-binding transcriptional regulator, protein MKPVTLYDVADHAGVSYQTVSRVVNQASHVSAKTRQKVEAAMAELNYIPNRVAQQLAGKQTPLIGVVTANLALHAPSQIVAAIKSRADQSGASVVIAMVERSGVEACKAAVHNLLSQRVTGLIINYPLDEEDAIAVAAACGTVPVLFLDVSDLTPINSVIFSHDDGARLGVEHLVQYGHQRIALLSGPHTSVSARLRRSGWHKYLAHYQLQPVVELEGDWSAMSGFQQTMHMLNNGNLPTAMLVANDQMALGAMRAISEFGLRVAVDISVIGYDDTEDSACYIPPLTTIRQDFPLLGETSVDRLLQLPRGESTVGNQLLPVTLVKRKTVLPPNTQTISPQALADSLIQLARQASQLAPKL, encoded by the coding sequence GTGAAACCGGTAACGCTATACGATGTGGCAGACCATGCAGGTGTCTCTTACCAGACCGTCTCGCGCGTCGTTAATCAGGCCAGCCACGTTTCCGCAAAAACCCGACAAAAAGTTGAGGCCGCGATGGCGGAACTCAATTACATCCCTAACCGCGTCGCACAGCAGCTGGCTGGCAAACAGACGCCGCTGATTGGCGTTGTGACGGCGAACCTTGCCCTGCATGCCCCCTCACAAATCGTTGCCGCCATAAAATCCCGTGCCGACCAGTCCGGTGCCAGCGTGGTGATCGCCATGGTCGAGCGCAGCGGCGTTGAGGCATGTAAAGCCGCGGTCCACAACCTGCTTTCTCAGCGCGTAACCGGGCTTATCATCAACTATCCACTGGATGAAGAAGACGCCATTGCCGTGGCCGCCGCCTGCGGTACGGTGCCGGTGCTGTTTCTCGATGTCTCTGACCTGACGCCAATTAACAGCGTGATTTTCTCGCATGACGACGGCGCGCGCCTCGGCGTTGAACATCTGGTGCAGTACGGACATCAGCGTATCGCCCTGCTGAGCGGACCACACACTTCCGTTTCGGCAAGGCTTCGCCGTTCGGGCTGGCACAAGTATCTGGCACATTACCAGCTACAACCCGTTGTGGAGCTGGAAGGCGACTGGAGCGCGATGTCTGGTTTTCAGCAAACGATGCATATGCTGAATAACGGTAACCTCCCTACCGCCATGCTGGTCGCTAACGATCAAATGGCGCTGGGCGCGATGCGCGCAATCAGCGAGTTCGGTCTGCGGGTGGCGGTAGATATCTCGGTGATTGGCTACGATGATACCGAAGACAGCGCCTGCTACATTCCACCGCTGACCACCATCAGGCAGGATTTTCCGTTATTGGGTGAAACCAGCGTCGACAGGCTGCTGCAACTTCCCCGTGGCGAATCAACCGTGGGCAACCAACTGCTGCCCGTCACCCTGGTTAAGCGCAAAACGGTTCTGCCACCCAATACGCAAACTATCTCTCCCCAGGCGCTGGCCGATTCATTGATCCAGCTCGCGCGGCAAGCTTCTCAGCTCGCCCCCAAATTGTGA
- a CDS encoding class I SAM-dependent DNA methyltransferase, protein MSDSAANNILSIYRRHADAFASQRSRTLFEKSWLDKFISVMGGQGSIVDIGCGNGQPIAGYFIQQGFQLTGVDGSPAMLARARNTFPAQRWLEQDMRELALNETFDGLIAWDSFFHLTQQDQQKMFPIFDRLSHPGSALMFTSGTDNGIAMGQFEGEPLFHASLAPDEYRALLSAHGFAVVEMVMEDPHCAGHTVWLAQKRG, encoded by the coding sequence GTGAGCGACTCTGCGGCAAATAATATTCTGTCCATCTACCGACGTCATGCGGATGCCTTTGCCAGCCAGCGCTCGCGCACCTTGTTCGAGAAAAGCTGGCTCGATAAATTCATTTCCGTGATGGGCGGGCAGGGCAGCATTGTGGATATTGGCTGCGGCAACGGTCAGCCGATTGCCGGTTATTTTATCCAGCAAGGTTTTCAGCTTACCGGCGTTGATGGTTCCCCGGCGATGCTGGCGCGGGCCCGAAACACTTTTCCCGCACAGCGCTGGCTGGAGCAGGATATGCGCGAACTGGCACTCAATGAGACTTTCGATGGTCTGATCGCCTGGGACAGTTTTTTCCATTTAACTCAGCAGGACCAGCAAAAGATGTTCCCGATTTTTGACCGCCTCAGCCATCCCGGCAGCGCGCTGATGTTTACCAGCGGTACGGACAATGGCATCGCGATGGGGCAATTTGAGGGTGAGCCGCTGTTTCACGCCAGCCTCGCGCCGGACGAATACCGCGCATTGCTGTCAGCGCATGGTTTTGCGGTAGTCGAGATGGTGATGGAAGATCCGCACTGCGCCGGGCACACTGTCTGGCTGGCGCAAAAAAGAGGCTAA
- a CDS encoding GlxA family transcriptional regulator has protein sequence MQPLNVAIVAVEDFSPFHFSVPCIIFSDKVASKKRFEVQLCAEQPGIVSSQDGFAITAAYGYEAVEAADIVVIPWWGTTAHRPPQRLLDALNRARQNGAQIVGLCLGAFVLGYAGLLDDKRAATHWEFEQDFQARFPAARLDINALYVDDDGIITSAGTAAALDCCLYVIRQRFGSTVANQIARRMIVPPHREGGQAQFIEQPVAKNTQDQRINALLDYLRQHLHEPHNLDELAQRVMMSRRTLTRHFMKATGSSVAEWLIAERLRRSQTLLESSQLPVERIAEQVGFQSPVTWRQHFKSHFGVSPAEWRKTFRGD, from the coding sequence ATGCAACCGCTTAACGTCGCCATTGTCGCCGTGGAAGATTTCAGCCCGTTTCACTTCTCAGTGCCGTGCATTATTTTCAGTGACAAAGTGGCGTCGAAAAAGCGCTTTGAGGTACAACTGTGCGCCGAACAGCCGGGCATAGTTTCCTCGCAGGATGGCTTCGCCATTACCGCAGCCTACGGCTATGAAGCAGTGGAGGCCGCCGACATTGTAGTGATCCCCTGGTGGGGCACCACGGCACATCGACCACCACAAAGACTGCTTGATGCGCTCAACCGCGCACGACAAAACGGCGCGCAAATTGTTGGGTTATGTCTGGGCGCGTTTGTTCTCGGCTATGCCGGTCTGCTGGATGACAAACGGGCAGCTACGCACTGGGAGTTCGAGCAGGATTTTCAGGCGCGCTTTCCGGCGGCCCGTCTGGATATCAACGCGCTATACGTGGATGACGACGGTATTATTACCTCGGCAGGGACCGCAGCCGCGCTGGATTGCTGCCTGTACGTCATCCGCCAGCGTTTTGGCAGCACGGTGGCGAATCAGATTGCCCGACGGATGATTGTGCCGCCACATCGCGAGGGCGGCCAGGCACAGTTTATCGAACAACCGGTAGCGAAAAATACCCAGGATCAGCGCATCAACGCCCTGCTCGACTATTTGCGCCAGCATCTCCACGAACCGCATAATCTCGACGAGCTGGCGCAGCGAGTGATGATGAGCCGTCGTACCCTCACTCGTCATTTTATGAAGGCCACCGGGTCAAGCGTAGCCGAATGGTTGATTGCCGAGCGCCTGCGCCGTAGCCAGACGTTGCTGGAGTCCAGCCAGTTACCCGTTGAACGCATTGCAGAACAGGTTGGTTTTCAGTCGCCTGTCACCTGGCGTCAGCATTTTAAATCCCACTTTGGTGTTAGCCCGGCTGAATGGCGTAAAACCTTTCGCGGCGATTAG
- a CDS encoding MBL fold metallo-hydrolase produces the protein MNITQIRNATQHITFGGKTFLIDPMLADKGTYPGFAGTARAEIRNPTVDLPVDIDRLLNVDALIVTHLHEDHWDEAAARVVPKDKPIYVQNDRDAQVLREQGFTQLTVLTQNTALGDITLRKTGGQHGSDRAYAIPQMAERLGDACGVIFQHPAEKTLYLVGDTIWRDEVETNMRTFQPGVVILNAGFAHVIGFGPIIMGAEDVLKTHFVLPEAQIVATHMEAINHCLLTRAALKEYARDNQIAQFINVPEDGETLTF, from the coding sequence ATGAACATCACGCAAATCCGTAACGCCACGCAGCACATCACCTTTGGCGGTAAAACTTTTCTGATTGATCCGATGCTAGCGGATAAAGGTACTTATCCGGGCTTTGCCGGAACGGCTCGCGCCGAGATCCGCAACCCGACCGTTGATCTGCCTGTCGATATCGACAGGCTGCTCAACGTTGATGCGCTGATCGTGACCCATCTGCATGAAGACCACTGGGATGAAGCAGCGGCTCGTGTCGTGCCGAAAGACAAACCGATTTATGTGCAAAACGATCGCGATGCGCAGGTACTGCGGGAACAAGGTTTCACGCAACTGACCGTACTGACGCAAAACACCGCGCTTGGTGATATCACCCTGCGTAAAACCGGCGGCCAGCACGGTTCGGATCGCGCTTACGCCATCCCGCAAATGGCTGAGCGTCTGGGTGATGCCTGCGGGGTTATCTTCCAGCATCCGGCGGAAAAAACGCTGTATCTGGTCGGGGACACCATTTGGCGCGACGAGGTGGAAACCAACATGCGGACTTTTCAACCAGGCGTGGTCATTCTGAACGCAGGCTTTGCCCACGTTATCGGGTTTGGCCCAATTATCATGGGCGCGGAAGATGTGCTAAAAACCCACTTCGTACTACCTGAGGCACAAATTGTGGCGACCCACATGGAGGCGATTAACCACTGTCTGCTGACCCGAGCGGCCTTGAAAGAGTACGCCCGCGACAACCAGATTGCGCAATTCATTAACGTGCCGGAAGATGGCGAAACCCTGACGTTTTAA
- a CDS encoding YmjA family protein, whose translation MNNDIPLKYYDIADEYATEAAKPVSDTERDALAHYFQLLITRLMNNEEISEEAQQEMATVAGVDAQRIDDIAEFLNRWGNE comes from the coding sequence ATGAACAACGACATTCCGCTTAAATATTATGATATCGCCGACGAGTACGCGACCGAGGCCGCAAAGCCGGTGAGCGACACAGAACGTGACGCGCTGGCGCACTACTTCCAGCTGTTGATTACCCGTTTGATGAACAACGAAGAGATCAGCGAAGAAGCGCAGCAGGAGATGGCAACCGTGGCCGGTGTCGACGCTCAGCGTATCGATGATATCGCGGAGTTCCTCAATCGTTGGGGTAACGAGTAG
- a CDS encoding cold-shock protein, with amino-acid sequence MNGTITTWFKDKGFGFIKDENGDNRYFHVIKVANPELIKKDAAVTFEPTTNNKGLSAYAVKVIPDSKYIYIAGERLKLTSIKSFLVYSEEVPAETRIDKENAVLSVGVLMNSIRPKSDVKPGEMRTLKKLAITTFQGTTLIFSEDEIDIDETVKLLKV; translated from the coding sequence ATGAACGGAACAATCACAACGTGGTTTAAAGATAAAGGCTTTGGATTTATCAAAGATGAAAACGGCGACAATCGCTATTTTCATGTGATTAAGGTTGCTAATCCTGAGCTGATCAAGAAAGACGCGGCGGTGACTTTTGAGCCCACCACCAATAACAAAGGCTTGTCTGCCTACGCGGTAAAAGTCATACCAGACAGCAAGTACATCTATATCGCAGGCGAGCGTCTGAAGCTCACCTCGATCAAGTCATTTCTGGTCTACAGCGAAGAAGTCCCTGCCGAGACCCGTATCGACAAAGAAAATGCAGTGCTGTCTGTCGGCGTGCTGATGAACAGCATCCGACCAAAATCAGACGTCAAGCCTGGCGAGATGCGCACGCTGAAAAAGCTGGCCATCACCACCTTCCAGGGTACGACGCTGATCTTCTCGGAAGATGAAATCGACATCGACGAGACGGTGAAACTGCTTAAGGTCTGA
- a CDS encoding putative quinol monooxygenase, translating to MLKVIAEDFIKPEFIETVLPLYRELISATKKEPHCIAYDLYIDEKDPGHFIFIEEWPNHAALDEHCASEHFRRLVPLIDQYTRQEARYILMDGVVNPTVTS from the coding sequence GTGTTAAAGGTCATTGCCGAAGATTTCATCAAACCTGAGTTTATTGAAACCGTTCTCCCGTTGTATCGTGAGCTAATATCGGCAACGAAGAAAGAACCGCATTGTATTGCTTACGACCTCTATATTGATGAAAAAGATCCGGGTCATTTTATTTTTATCGAAGAATGGCCAAACCATGCGGCTCTCGATGAACATTGTGCCAGTGAGCATTTCCGACGACTTGTACCGTTAATTGATCAATACACGCGACAGGAAGCACGTTACATATTGATGGATGGCGTGGTAAATCCAACGGTCACATCATAA
- a CDS encoding DNA-binding transcriptional regulator, translating into MKNDESTEYKTVRGLTRGLMLLNMLNRLDGGASVGLLAELSGLHRTTVRRLLETLQDEGYVRRSLSDDSFRLTIKVRQLSEGFRDEQWISALAAPLLGDLLREVIWPTDVSTLDVDAMVVRETTHRFSRLSFHRAMVGRRLPLLKTASGLTWLAFCPENERQELIEMLASRPGEEFQLAREPLKLNAILTRARKDGFGQNFRGWDQEEKIASIAVPIRSEQRVIGCLNLVYMASAMTIEQAAEKHLPALQKVAKQIEDGVESQEILVAGR; encoded by the coding sequence ATGAAAAATGACGAGAGCACTGAGTACAAAACCGTACGCGGATTAACGCGCGGATTAATGTTATTAAATATGTTAAACCGGCTCGATGGTGGGGCCAGTGTTGGCTTACTTGCTGAGTTAAGCGGCCTGCATCGCACCACGGTCAGACGGCTGCTGGAAACCCTGCAAGATGAGGGTTACGTTCGGCGCAGCCTGTCCGATGACAGCTTTCGCTTAACCATTAAAGTCCGCCAGCTCAGCGAGGGATTTCGTGACGAGCAGTGGATTTCCGCACTCGCCGCCCCGCTGCTGGGGGATTTGCTGCGCGAGGTCATCTGGCCGACCGACGTTTCCACGCTGGATGTGGACGCGATGGTGGTACGTGAAACAACCCACCGCTTCAGCCGCCTGTCGTTTCACCGGGCGATGGTCGGGCGTCGTTTGCCATTGCTGAAAACCGCATCCGGCCTGACCTGGCTGGCATTCTGTCCGGAGAATGAACGTCAGGAACTGATTGAAATGCTGGCCTCCCGACCAGGAGAAGAGTTCCAGCTTGCGCGCGAACCGCTGAAGCTCAATGCCATTTTAACCCGGGCGCGAAAAGACGGTTTTGGCCAGAACTTTCGCGGCTGGGATCAGGAGGAGAAAATCGCTTCTATCGCTGTCCCCATCCGTAGCGAACAGCGGGTGATCGGCTGCCTGAATCTGGTGTATATGGCCAGTGCCATGACCATCGAACAGGCGGCAGAAAAGCACCTTCCGGCCTTACAAAAGGTGGCGAAACAGATAGAGGACGGCGTCGAGTCGCAGGAGATTTTGGTGGCCGGGAGGTGA
- a CDS encoding bifunctional 3-(3-hydroxy-phenyl)propionate/3-hydroxycinnamic acid hydroxylase — protein MTTKNPDIQPAVQHTVQVAIAGAGPVGLMMANYLGQMGIEVLVVEKLDTLIDYPRAIGIDDEALRTMQSVGLVERVLPHTTPWHAMRFLTPKGRCFADIQPMTDEFGWSRRNAFIQPQVDAVMLEGLSRFPNVRCLFSRELEAFSQQNGEVTLNLKTPDGQRETVKAQWLVACDGGGSNVRRSLNVPFEGKTAPNQWIVVDIANDPLSTPHVYLCCDPVRPYVSAALPHAVRRFEFMVMPGETEAQLSEPQNMRQLLSKVLPNPDNVELIRQRVYTHNARLAERFRIDRVLLAGDAAHIMPVWQGQGYNSGMRDAFNLAWKLALVIKGKAGDELLDTYQQERRDHAKAMIDLSVTAGNVLAPPKRWHGAVRDGVSWLLNYIPPVKRYFLEMRFKPMPQYHVGALVCEGDARTSPVGKMFIQPKVTLESGEVTLLDNVIGPNFAVIGWGCNPLWGMNEAQIQQWQALGTRFIQVVPDTQIHTDQDNHDGVTRIGDTQNRLRAWFAQHNAALVVMRPDRFVAAIAIPQTLGSTLNKLASVMTLTRATADIPVEKVA, from the coding sequence ATGACAACAAAAAACCCGGATATCCAACCCGCTGTGCAGCACACCGTGCAGGTGGCGATTGCCGGTGCCGGCCCGGTGGGGCTAATGATGGCCAACTATCTTGGCCAGATGGGCATTGAGGTATTGGTAGTGGAGAAGCTCGACACGCTGATCGACTATCCCCGAGCCATTGGCATTGACGATGAAGCGTTGCGCACCATGCAGTCTGTGGGGCTGGTCGAGCGCGTTTTGCCGCACACCACGCCGTGGCACGCGATGCGCTTTCTCACGCCGAAAGGCCGCTGCTTTGCTGATATCCAGCCGATGACCGACGAATTTGGCTGGTCGCGCCGCAATGCGTTTATTCAACCACAGGTGGATGCGGTGATGTTGGAAGGGCTGTCGCGTTTTCCCAACGTGCGCTGCCTGTTCTCCCGCGAACTGGAGGCCTTCAGCCAGCAAAACGGCGAAGTGACGCTGAATCTGAAAACGCCGGACGGTCAACGTGAAACGGTGAAGGCCCAGTGGCTGGTGGCCTGCGACGGCGGCGGCAGTAACGTCAGACGCTCGCTGAATGTGCCGTTTGAAGGCAAAACCGCGCCGAATCAGTGGATTGTGGTGGATATCGCCAACGATCCGCTCAGCACACCGCATGTGTATCTGTGCTGCGATCCGGTGCGCCCGTATGTCTCCGCTGCGCTGCCGCACGCGGTGCGTCGCTTTGAATTTATGGTGATGCCGGGGGAAACCGAAGCGCAGCTCAGTGAACCGCAGAATATGCGTCAGCTTTTGAGCAAAGTGCTGCCGAACCCGGACAACGTCGAACTGATCCGCCAGCGCGTGTATACCCATAACGCCCGTCTGGCCGAACGTTTTCGCATTGACCGCGTGCTGCTGGCGGGCGATGCGGCGCACATTATGCCGGTCTGGCAGGGGCAGGGGTACAACAGCGGCATGCGCGATGCTTTCAATCTGGCGTGGAAACTGGCGCTGGTCATTAAGGGCAAAGCCGGTGATGAGCTGCTGGATACCTACCAGCAGGAACGCCGCGACCACGCCAAAGCGATGATCGATCTCTCCGTGACCGCTGGCAACGTGCTGGCGCCGCCAAAACGCTGGCACGGCGCGGTGCGCGACGGGGTTTCCTGGCTGCTGAATTATATTCCGCCGGTCAAACGCTACTTCCTCGAAATGCGCTTTAAGCCGATGCCGCAATACCATGTTGGAGCACTGGTGTGTGAGGGTGACGCGAGAACGTCTCCGGTCGGCAAGATGTTTATCCAGCCGAAGGTGACGCTGGAATCGGGCGAAGTGACGCTGCTCGACAACGTTATTGGACCGAATTTCGCGGTGATTGGCTGGGGCTGTAACCCGCTATGGGGCATGAACGAGGCGCAGATCCAACAGTGGCAGGCGCTGGGGACGCGTTTTATCCAGGTCGTGCCGGATACGCAGATACATACCGATCAGGATAACCACGACGGCGTTACCCGCATTGGTGATACGCAAAACCGCCTGCGCGCGTGGTTTGCCCAGCACAACGCCGCGCTGGTGGTAATGCGCCCGGACCGCTTCGTGGCCGCCATCGCCATTCCGCAAACCCTGGGTAGTACCCTGAATAAACTGGCGTCGGTGATGACACTTACCCGCGCTACTGCCGATATTCCTGTTGAAAAGGTGGCCTGA